In Caproicibacterium amylolyticum, a genomic segment contains:
- a CDS encoding aminotransferase class I/II-fold pyridoxal phosphate-dependent enzyme yields the protein MQFAKRMEQFGEGVFSELLTLKREKEAQGVQVIDLSVGTPNIPPVENIRRTLAEAAEDPRQYIYAISDTSELQQAVAQWYSRRYGVTLNPETQVVSLLGSQEGLTHIALSIADPGDTVLVPDPCYPAFSCGPMMAGARLAWMPLKKENDYLIDFDTIPEEDAKAAKLMVVSYPNNPTASVAPDWFYEKLIAFAKKYDIIVLHDNAYSELVFDGKICGSFLRFPGAAEVGVEFNSLSKTYGMAGARVGFCVGNEQVVSMLKQLKSNMDYGMFLPIQKAAAEAITGDQSCVVRTRAAYEKRRDILCEAFDKLGWHFEKPAATMFAWAQIPAKYGDDDRHFSRELVEKAGVLVTPGSAFGPSGKGHVRMALVQDEEALQEAAQRMSKTSIFTK from the coding sequence ATGCAGTTTGCAAAACGTATGGAACAGTTTGGGGAAGGCGTGTTCTCGGAACTGCTTACATTAAAGCGCGAAAAAGAAGCACAGGGCGTGCAGGTAATTGACCTGAGCGTCGGAACGCCAAACATTCCGCCGGTTGAAAATATTCGCCGCACACTGGCAGAGGCGGCAGAGGACCCCCGCCAGTATATTTACGCCATCAGCGACACCAGTGAATTACAGCAGGCAGTGGCGCAGTGGTACAGCCGCCGCTACGGCGTAACGCTGAATCCGGAAACACAGGTGGTTTCCCTGCTCGGTTCGCAGGAGGGACTTACCCACATTGCGCTGTCCATTGCTGACCCAGGGGATACGGTACTGGTGCCTGACCCGTGCTATCCGGCATTCAGCTGCGGCCCGATGATGGCCGGTGCGCGGCTTGCATGGATGCCGCTGAAAAAAGAAAACGACTATCTCATTGACTTTGACACGATTCCGGAGGAGGACGCAAAAGCCGCGAAGCTGATGGTCGTTTCCTATCCGAACAATCCCACGGCGTCAGTCGCACCGGATTGGTTTTATGAAAAACTGATTGCATTCGCCAAAAAGTATGACATTATCGTACTGCACGACAATGCTTACAGCGAATTGGTGTTTGACGGCAAAATCTGCGGCAGCTTTCTGCGTTTTCCTGGCGCGGCGGAAGTCGGCGTGGAGTTTAATTCATTAAGCAAAACTTATGGAATGGCAGGCGCACGCGTGGGCTTCTGCGTTGGCAATGAGCAAGTGGTTTCCATGCTGAAGCAGCTCAAATCCAATATGGACTACGGGATGTTCCTGCCAATTCAGAAAGCGGCGGCAGAAGCAATTACCGGTGACCAGTCCTGTGTGGTACGCACGCGGGCGGCCTATGAAAAGCGCCGCGACATCCTCTGCGAAGCATTTGACAAACTGGGCTGGCATTTTGAAAAGCCCGCCGCAACCATGTTTGCCTGGGCGCAGATTCCGGCAAAATACGGCGATGATGACAGGCACTTTTCACGCGAGTTGGTGGAAAAGGCCGGCGTGCTGGTAACACCCGGCAGTGCTTTCGGCCCCAGTGGAAAAGGGCATGTGCGCATGGCGCTGGTACAGGACGAGGAAGCTTTGCAGGAAGCTGCACAGCGCATGAGCAAGACAAGCATATTCACTAAATAA
- a CDS encoding YabP/YqfC family sporulation protein, which translates to MKLPEKPALLAQAGEKLELAGNREATVDGCGGVLEYTEDVVRIRYGRGVLRFLGRGLTLHSLAVRTLVVTGYITEIDYAARGEMLPQRETEKEEP; encoded by the coding sequence ATGAAACTGCCGGAAAAACCGGCTCTGCTTGCACAGGCAGGAGAAAAGCTGGAGCTTGCGGGTAACCGGGAGGCCACTGTGGACGGCTGCGGAGGTGTGCTGGAATATACAGAGGATGTTGTGCGCATCCGGTACGGCCGCGGTGTGCTGCGCTTCCTTGGCAGGGGGCTGACACTGCACAGCCTGGCTGTTCGCACTTTGGTCGTGACCGGTTATATTACGGAAATCGATTACGCTGCGCGCGGAGAAATGCTGCCCCAGCGAGAAACAGAAAAGGAGGAACCGTAA
- the pflA gene encoding pyruvate formate-lyase-activating protein, whose product MMLGKIHSLETMGLVDGPGIRVVVFLQGCALRCQFCHNPDTWATEGGEEMSPQELLQKIVRYRPYFTRSSGGVTFSGGEPLLQPEFVLETLKLCREARIHTCLDTAGCGRGMYDEILQYTDLVLYDVKQITEESYRQMTGRDWTETGKFLQAVRRAGTPVWVRHVVVPGLTDGEAHMAALQSFVHAHVPNVQKVELLPYHLLGVHKYEVMGLKYPLTGVPAMDIGKVEQWQKKYFAVGETRR is encoded by the coding sequence TTGATGCTCGGAAAGATCCATTCACTGGAAACGATGGGACTGGTGGACGGGCCGGGAATTCGGGTCGTGGTTTTCCTGCAGGGCTGTGCCCTGCGGTGTCAGTTCTGCCACAATCCGGACACTTGGGCCACAGAGGGCGGGGAGGAAATGTCCCCGCAGGAACTGCTTCAAAAAATTGTCCGTTACCGCCCATACTTTACACGCAGCAGCGGCGGGGTCACGTTTTCCGGCGGCGAACCGCTTTTGCAGCCGGAATTTGTGCTGGAAACGCTGAAACTGTGCCGGGAAGCGAGGATTCACACCTGTTTGGACACCGCGGGGTGCGGTCGGGGAATGTATGACGAAATCCTGCAATATACCGACTTGGTGCTGTACGACGTAAAGCAGATTACAGAAGAAAGCTATCGCCAGATGACCGGACGTGATTGGACGGAAACCGGCAAATTTCTGCAGGCCGTGCGCCGCGCAGGAACGCCGGTGTGGGTGCGCCATGTGGTGGTGCCGGGGCTGACGGACGGCGAAGCGCATATGGCGGCACTGCAGTCGTTTGTACACGCACATGTTCCAAACGTGCAGAAAGTAGAATTGCTGCCGTACCATCTGCTTGGGGTACACAAATACGAAGTAATGGGGCTAAAATATCCGCTGACGGGTGTGCCGGCAATGGACATCGGAAAAGTGGAACAGTGGCAGAAAAAATACTTTGCAGTGGGGGAAACCCGCAGATGA
- a CDS encoding transcription repressor NadR, producing MTPRERRAAVLRDLEHADAPLSASALARKYTVSRQIIVGDIALLRAAQALITATPRGYILERTKPAGLTRTIACCHTGLLPLQQELYTITDNGCAVLDVIVSHSVYGQLSGKLHIFSRYDADAFIKKVKKNNAAPLSTLTDGVHLHTLLCPDEAACSRVTEQLKQLGILYRDDPAEE from the coding sequence TTGACACCTCGTGAACGCAGAGCCGCTGTGCTGCGGGATTTGGAGCATGCAGACGCACCCCTGAGTGCCTCCGCCCTTGCGCGAAAGTACACGGTCAGCCGCCAGATCATCGTTGGGGACATCGCTCTGCTGCGTGCCGCACAGGCACTTATTACCGCTACTCCGCGGGGATACATTTTGGAGCGCACCAAACCGGCGGGACTGACCCGCACCATCGCCTGCTGTCACACTGGGCTTTTGCCCCTGCAGCAGGAGCTGTACACCATAACCGACAACGGCTGTGCAGTGCTGGATGTGATTGTTTCCCACAGTGTATACGGCCAGCTCAGCGGAAAGCTGCACATCTTCTCACGGTATGACGCAGACGCGTTTATTAAAAAAGTGAAAAAGAACAATGCCGCGCCCCTTTCCACGCTGACCGACGGCGTACATCTGCACACGCTGCTCTGCCCGGACGAAGCCGCCTGCAGTCGGGTGACGGAGCAGCTCAAACAGCTGGGCATTCTGTACCGGGACGATCCTGCGGAGGAATAG
- the cbiT gene encoding precorrin-6Y C5,15-methyltransferase (decarboxylating) subunit CbiT → MKRKVYLVGAGVGGTQGLTAEAAEVLARCGGVFGEKQLLEILPAGCRKLEQTAPEKIRAYLDSHPEIGEAAAVFYGDPGLHGDAARLRAALEDSYTVQGIAGVSSIAYFCARVGCGWADAKLLPTDTLPAQVGSAVRINKRTFLLASRRCRVQDVCARLCSGGLGRLQIVVGEHLGTDRERILCGSAEELSIQKFSQLCVLYIENAEPMQKEVRTCIPDDEFFHSGVPMTKCEVRAVSVGKLCLHSGSVVYDIGCGTGSVSVECALQAKAGIVYAIDKNRAALKLTAQNRQKFGVYNVKAVEGEAPEVLKGLPAPDCVFIGGSTGNLPEILEEVLQKNPKARIVLNAISLETVTQAIQCMERFALADVDIAQISVAKSRPAGGHKLMQAQNPVYVISGEGTASN, encoded by the coding sequence ATGAAGAGGAAAGTTTATCTGGTTGGTGCCGGTGTGGGCGGTACGCAGGGACTGACCGCCGAAGCAGCGGAGGTCTTGGCGCGCTGCGGCGGTGTGTTTGGCGAAAAACAATTACTGGAAATCCTGCCCGCAGGCTGCCGGAAGCTGGAGCAGACTGCACCGGAAAAAATCCGGGCTTATCTGGACAGTCATCCCGAAATCGGGGAGGCAGCGGCAGTTTTTTATGGTGATCCCGGCCTTCACGGGGACGCTGCACGCCTGCGGGCGGCACTGGAAGATTCCTACACAGTACAGGGAATTGCCGGTGTCAGTTCCATTGCGTATTTTTGTGCGCGCGTGGGCTGTGGCTGGGCGGATGCAAAGCTGCTGCCGACAGATACTCTGCCGGCGCAGGTAGGCAGTGCGGTGAGGATCAACAAACGCACATTTTTGCTGGCCTCCCGCCGCTGCCGGGTGCAGGATGTCTGTGCGCGGCTGTGCAGCGGCGGCCTTGGCAGGCTGCAGATTGTTGTCGGCGAACATTTGGGAACTGACCGTGAACGGATTCTGTGCGGCAGCGCAGAAGAACTGTCTATTCAAAAGTTTAGCCAGCTGTGTGTGCTGTACATTGAGAATGCAGAGCCAATGCAGAAAGAAGTGCGTACCTGTATTCCCGACGATGAGTTCTTTCACAGCGGGGTACCCATGACAAAATGTGAAGTGCGCGCGGTCAGTGTGGGCAAACTTTGTCTGCACAGCGGCAGTGTAGTTTACGATATTGGCTGCGGCACCGGTTCGGTCAGCGTGGAATGTGCACTGCAGGCAAAAGCAGGTATTGTTTACGCGATTGATAAAAACCGCGCGGCACTGAAGCTGACGGCACAGAACCGCCAGAAATTCGGTGTATACAACGTAAAAGCTGTAGAGGGCGAAGCACCGGAGGTACTCAAGGGTCTGCCGGCGCCGGACTGTGTATTTATCGGCGGCAGCACCGGAAATTTGCCGGAAATCCTGGAAGAAGTGTTGCAGAAGAACCCCAAGGCACGCATTGTGCTGAACGCGATTTCGCTGGAAACCGTTACGCAGGCGATTCAATGCATGGAGCGTTTTGCATTGGCGGATGTGGACATTGCCCAGATCAGCGTGGCAAAATCCCGCCCTGCGGGCGGCCACAAGCTGATGCAGGCGCAAAACCCGGTTTATGTAATCAGCGGGGAAGGCACCGCGTCAAACTGA
- the trpA gene encoding tryptophan synthase subunit alpha — translation MNRIEKAFQNGKAFIGFVTAGDPSLAKTEEFILGMLRGGCDLVEIGIPFSDPIAEGVVIQEADLRSLSAGTTTDGVFDMAADLRRKTDAPLVFMTYYNPVFSYGNERFFKRCAEAGVDGIIVPDLPFEEKGEITELAAKNGVKVISMVAPTSHERIRRIAAESEGFLYVVSSLGVTGVRSDIKTDLASIMEIVRESTKTPAAVGFGINTPQQAEKIGAVADGVIVGSAIVKIIAKYGEDAGKPVYEYVKSMKDALKTI, via the coding sequence ATGAACAGAATAGAAAAAGCATTTCAAAACGGTAAGGCGTTCATCGGTTTCGTCACAGCGGGCGACCCGTCCTTGGCAAAAACAGAGGAGTTCATTCTGGGAATGCTCCGCGGAGGCTGTGACCTGGTGGAAATCGGTATTCCGTTTTCCGATCCGATTGCGGAGGGCGTGGTAATACAGGAGGCTGACCTGCGCTCCCTCTCTGCAGGCACCACTACGGACGGTGTGTTCGATATGGCGGCAGACCTGCGCAGGAAGACCGACGCGCCGCTGGTGTTTATGACATATTACAACCCCGTGTTCAGCTACGGCAACGAGCGCTTTTTTAAGCGCTGCGCAGAAGCAGGCGTGGACGGCATCATTGTTCCGGATTTGCCATTTGAAGAAAAAGGCGAAATTACCGAACTTGCCGCAAAAAACGGCGTAAAAGTGATTTCTATGGTTGCACCGACTTCGCATGAGCGTATTCGCAGAATCGCCGCCGAGTCCGAGGGCTTTTTGTACGTGGTTTCCTCGCTGGGTGTGACCGGCGTACGCAGTGACATCAAGACGGACCTTGCTTCCATTATGGAGATTGTGCGGGAAAGCACGAAAACCCCGGCCGCAGTCGGCTTTGGCATCAATACCCCGCAGCAGGCAGAGAAAATCGGTGCCGTTGCAGACGGTGTCATTGTGGGCAGCGCCATTGTGAAAATCATCGCGAAGTACGGCGAAGATGCCGGGAAACCGGTGTATGAATATGTAAAGAGCATGAAAGACGCATTAAAGACAATTTAA
- a CDS encoding phosphoribosylanthranilate isomerase has product MTKIKICGLTRMADIAAVNAAKPDYIGFVFAESRRRVVPEQAAELRAALSPGIVPVGVFVNQPVAEILRLLRVGTISIAQLHGQESDADIRQIQRAGFPVIRAFRVQNAADTARALQSPADFLLLDSGSGGTGQVFDWSLLPKIDRPWFLAGGLSPENVVEAAKTLHPWGMDVSSGAETDGKKDLAKIEAIIRRIRNV; this is encoded by the coding sequence ATGACAAAAATTAAAATCTGCGGGCTGACCCGTATGGCAGATATTGCGGCGGTTAACGCCGCCAAACCGGATTATATCGGCTTTGTGTTTGCAGAAAGCCGCCGCAGAGTTGTGCCGGAGCAGGCGGCGGAACTGCGCGCCGCGCTTTCACCGGGAATTGTGCCGGTGGGTGTGTTTGTAAACCAGCCGGTGGCAGAAATCCTGCGGCTGCTGCGCGTCGGTACCATCTCGATTGCACAGCTGCACGGGCAGGAGTCGGATGCGGACATTCGGCAGATTCAGCGTGCGGGTTTTCCAGTAATTCGCGCGTTTCGTGTGCAGAACGCGGCAGATACGGCGCGGGCGCTGCAAAGTCCGGCGGATTTCCTGCTGCTGGACAGCGGCAGCGGCGGGACTGGGCAGGTCTTTGACTGGAGTTTGTTGCCGAAAATTGACCGCCCGTGGTTTCTGGCAGGCGGGCTTTCGCCCGAAAATGTGGTGGAGGCCGCAAAAACACTGCACCCGTGGGGCATGGATGTTTCAAGCGGCGCGGAAACGGACGGAAAAAAAGATTTAGCAAAGATAGAAGCGATTATAAGGAGGATACGAAATGTCTAA
- a CDS encoding sporulation protein YqfD, with the protein MGLTHWLTGWVRFRVVTPKGGERFLNCCTRAKIYIWRVRPGSKGITACVRAGQYAALRRPARQAKVRLQIQRKGGLPLKIAHLRHRPGLIAGFVLFWVALLALGQCFWTVEVTGCKNIPENELRQALAEQGVAPGVKKSGFSAKEVQTKMMEKFPQISWISVNNHGADVDVQLTEKDEQPPVADQNGWYHLRASENGIVVEMHVSAGSPVVKVGDGVIKNQLLVSAVVEDKEQKFMRLYHAAGTVIAETKHTLQVQVPFGLSQWQTCGQPAERRSLLVFGVQIPLSVELPPSGQLMRTGQQTAVRLCGKELPLSFLQEELTPVRLVTRQRSRAEVEKEAKQLLDSKEKTELSSASVTKRTDTIKADKNGVTVTRQLVCRENIAKEVKISQ; encoded by the coding sequence ATGGGTTTAACACACTGGCTGACCGGCTGGGTGCGCTTTCGAGTGGTTACACCGAAAGGCGGGGAACGGTTCCTAAACTGCTGTACAAGGGCAAAAATTTACATCTGGCGGGTACGCCCGGGCAGCAAAGGGATAACCGCCTGTGTACGTGCAGGGCAGTATGCTGCGCTGCGCCGTCCTGCACGGCAGGCAAAGGTACGTTTGCAGATACAGCGGAAAGGCGGACTGCCGCTGAAAATTGCCCATCTGCGGCACCGTCCCGGCTTAATTGCCGGATTTGTGCTGTTTTGGGTGGCACTGCTGGCGTTGGGGCAGTGTTTCTGGACGGTAGAGGTCACCGGCTGCAAAAACATTCCGGAAAATGAACTGCGGCAGGCACTGGCGGAGCAGGGGGTGGCGCCGGGTGTGAAAAAGAGCGGCTTTTCCGCAAAAGAAGTGCAGACCAAAATGATGGAGAAGTTCCCGCAGATCAGCTGGATCAGCGTGAATAACCATGGTGCGGATGTGGATGTGCAGCTGACGGAAAAGGATGAGCAGCCGCCGGTTGCGGACCAGAACGGCTGGTATCATCTGCGTGCGTCTGAAAATGGAATTGTGGTGGAAATGCATGTTTCAGCCGGGAGCCCGGTTGTGAAAGTGGGCGACGGCGTTATCAAGAACCAGCTTTTGGTCTCAGCAGTGGTGGAAGACAAAGAGCAGAAATTCATGCGGCTGTACCATGCGGCGGGTACGGTCATCGCGGAAACCAAGCACACGCTGCAGGTGCAGGTGCCGTTTGGACTTTCGCAGTGGCAGACATGCGGGCAGCCCGCCGAACGCCGCTCTCTGCTCGTGTTTGGGGTACAGATTCCGCTTTCTGTTGAGCTGCCGCCAAGCGGGCAGTTGATGCGTACCGGCCAGCAGACCGCCGTGCGTTTGTGCGGAAAGGAACTTCCACTTTCATTTTTGCAGGAAGAGCTGACGCCGGTGCGGCTGGTGACCAGGCAAAGAAGCAGGGCGGAGGTCGAAAAAGAGGCAAAACAGCTTTTGGACAGCAAGGAAAAGACAGAACTTTCCAGTGCCAGCGTAACAAAGCGGACTGACACCATAAAGGCCGATAAAAACGGTGTGACCGTTACCCGCCAGCTCGTATGCCGCGAAAATATTGCGAAAGAAGTAAAAATTTCACAGTAA
- the pflB gene encoding formate C-acetyltransferase encodes MNNAWNGFHEGRWQREIDVRNFIQKNYTLYEGDDSFLAGPTEKTKAVWSKCSDLLQQELKKGGVLDVETKRISGINNFEPGYIDRENEMIVGLQTDAPLKRMVNLYGGMRMAQQSLEQYGYKLDPEIERHFGEYRKTHNQGVFDAYPKRVRTARHVGLLTGLPDAYGRGRIIGDYRRIALYGTDYLIEQKKKDHDELDGPMNEERIRLSENVSEQIRALKAITQMAASYGVDISKPAQNAREAVQAVYMGYLAGVKENNGAATSLGRTSTFLDIYLQRDLENGTLTEEGAQELVDQFIIKLRLVRHLRTPEYDELFGGDPTWVTESIGGVGVNGRSLVTKNSFRYLHTLINLGTAPEPNLTVLWSEHLPETFKRYCTKISIATDSIQYENDDVMRPIYGDDYAIACCVSAMKVGKQMQFFGARCNLAKSLMLAINGGVDELKGIQVVPDIAPLTGDVLNYAEVWENYKKVMAYVAQLYVDANNIIHYMHDKYAYEASQMALHDTNVERLMAFGVAGLSVAADSLSAIKYAQVRPIRNEQGVAVDFETAGDFPKYGNDDDRADDLAVDIVERFSSELKKHPLYRGAKHTLSALTITSNVMYGKKTGTTPDGRKKGEPLAPGANPMHGRDKSGALASLNSVAKIPYRSVCQDGVSNTFSIVPTALGKDENQRESNLTALLDGYFSQGAHHLNVNVMNRETLIDAMDHPEKYPTLTIRVSGYAVNFNRLSREQQEEVIARTFHESI; translated from the coding sequence ATGAATAACGCATGGAATGGTTTTCACGAGGGCCGCTGGCAGCGTGAAATTGATGTACGCAATTTCATTCAGAAGAACTATACACTGTACGAGGGTGACGACAGTTTCCTTGCCGGCCCTACGGAAAAAACCAAAGCTGTTTGGAGCAAGTGCAGCGATTTACTGCAGCAGGAGCTGAAAAAGGGCGGTGTGCTGGATGTGGAAACCAAACGCATTTCCGGCATCAACAATTTCGAGCCCGGCTACATTGACCGCGAAAACGAAATGATTGTCGGTCTGCAGACGGATGCGCCGCTGAAACGCATGGTGAACTTGTACGGCGGCATGCGCATGGCACAGCAGAGTTTGGAGCAGTACGGCTACAAGCTTGACCCGGAAATTGAGCGGCACTTCGGTGAGTACCGCAAAACGCACAATCAGGGTGTGTTTGATGCTTACCCGAAACGTGTGCGCACAGCCCGCCACGTTGGACTTTTAACCGGTTTGCCGGACGCTTACGGCCGTGGACGCATTATCGGCGACTATCGCCGCATCGCGCTGTACGGCACGGACTACCTGATTGAACAGAAGAAGAAAGACCATGACGAGCTGGACGGCCCCATGAATGAAGAGCGCATCCGCCTTTCTGAGAATGTCAGCGAACAGATTCGCGCGCTGAAAGCTATTACGCAGATGGCGGCCTCCTACGGTGTGGATATTTCCAAACCGGCGCAGAACGCACGTGAAGCGGTGCAGGCAGTGTACATGGGTTACCTCGCCGGAGTCAAGGAAAACAACGGCGCGGCAACCAGCCTCGGCCGTACTTCCACGTTCCTGGACATTTACCTGCAGCGCGACCTGGAAAACGGTACACTGACCGAAGAGGGCGCACAGGAACTGGTTGACCAGTTTATTATCAAGCTGCGGCTGGTGCGCCACCTGCGCACGCCGGAATATGACGAACTTTTCGGCGGCGACCCCACTTGGGTAACGGAATCGATCGGCGGTGTTGGCGTGAACGGCCGTTCGCTGGTTACAAAAAACTCGTTCCGCTATCTGCATACGCTGATTAATTTGGGCACTGCACCGGAGCCGAACCTGACGGTACTGTGGAGCGAACATCTGCCGGAAACATTCAAGCGTTACTGCACCAAGATTTCCATTGCAACGGACTCCATTCAGTACGAAAATGATGATGTGATGCGTCCGATTTACGGGGATGATTACGCGATTGCATGCTGCGTTTCCGCAATGAAGGTCGGCAAACAAATGCAGTTCTTCGGTGCCCGCTGCAACCTTGCAAAGAGTCTGATGCTGGCAATTAACGGCGGCGTGGATGAGTTAAAGGGCATTCAGGTTGTGCCGGACATTGCACCGCTGACCGGAGATGTACTTAACTATGCAGAAGTATGGGAAAACTATAAAAAGGTAATGGCATACGTTGCACAACTGTATGTAGATGCAAACAACATTATCCACTATATGCATGACAAGTACGCCTATGAGGCCAGCCAGATGGCTCTGCATGACACAAATGTGGAACGCCTGATGGCGTTTGGTGTGGCAGGCCTTTCCGTTGCGGCGGATTCCCTTTCCGCAATCAAGTACGCGCAGGTGCGCCCGATTCGCAATGAACAGGGCGTAGCGGTCGACTTTGAAACAGCAGGGGATTTTCCGAAGTACGGCAACGACGATGACCGTGCGGACGACTTGGCAGTCGATATTGTGGAGCGTTTCAGCAGCGAGCTGAAAAAGCATCCGCTGTACCGCGGCGCAAAGCACACCCTTTCCGCACTGACCATCACCAGCAACGTGATGTACGGTAAAAAGACCGGCACGACTCCGGACGGACGCAAAAAGGGCGAGCCGCTGGCGCCGGGTGCAAACCCGATGCATGGCCGCGACAAATCCGGTGCGCTGGCATCCTTAAATAGCGTTGCAAAGATTCCGTACCGTAGTGTGTGCCAAGACGGCGTTTCCAACACGTTTTCCATTGTGCCGACTGCACTCGGCAAGGATGAAAATCAGCGTGAAAGCAATTTGACAGCGCTTTTGGACGGCTACTTCAGTCAGGGCGCGCATCACCTGAACGTCAACGTGATGAACCGTGAAACATTGATTGATGCGATGGATCACCCGGAAAAATACCCGACTCTGACCATCCGCGTTTCCGGTTACGCTGTCAACTTTAACCGCCTTTCCCGTGAACAGCAGGAAGAGGTTATTGCCCGCACATTCCACGAAAGCATTTAA
- the trpB gene encoding tryptophan synthase subunit beta yields MSKGRYGVHGGQYVPETLMNELDCLEKAYEHYKNDPDFVKELAQLNRQYTGRPSLLYYAEKMTKDLGGAKIYLKREDLNHTGSHKINNVLGQVLLAKRMGKTRIIAETGAGQHGVAAATGAALLGMECEVFMGVKDTERQALNVYRMELLGAKVHPVESGTGTLKDAVNEAMREWVSRVDDTAYCLGSVMGPHPYPMMVRDFQSVISKEAREQILEAEGKLPDAVLACVGGGSNAMGMFYNFIPDKEVKLIGCEAAGRGVNTAQTAATIATGKPGVFHGMKSYFCQNEYGQIAPVYSISAGLDYPGIGPEHAHLYDIGRAQYVPVTDDEAVNAFEYIARTEGIICAIESAHAVAYAMQLAPTMRKDQSMIICLSGRGDKDVAAIARYRGRNITE; encoded by the coding sequence ATGTCTAAAGGAAGATACGGCGTACACGGCGGGCAGTATGTGCCGGAAACGCTGATGAATGAGCTTGACTGCCTGGAAAAGGCGTATGAGCACTATAAAAATGACCCGGATTTTGTAAAAGAACTGGCCCAACTGAACCGGCAGTACACCGGTCGCCCGTCGCTTTTGTATTACGCGGAGAAAATGACCAAAGACTTGGGCGGCGCAAAAATCTACCTGAAGCGCGAGGATTTAAACCACACCGGTTCCCACAAAATCAATAACGTGCTGGGGCAGGTGCTGCTGGCAAAGCGTATGGGCAAAACGCGGATTATCGCGGAAACCGGTGCGGGGCAGCACGGTGTGGCGGCGGCGACCGGCGCTGCTCTGCTGGGCATGGAATGCGAAGTTTTCATGGGTGTGAAAGACACCGAACGGCAGGCACTGAATGTGTACCGTATGGAACTGCTGGGTGCAAAGGTGCATCCGGTCGAGTCCGGTACCGGTACGCTGAAAGATGCCGTCAACGAAGCCATGCGCGAATGGGTCAGCCGCGTGGATGATACCGCCTACTGTCTTGGTTCAGTCATGGGGCCGCATCCGTACCCCATGATGGTGCGCGACTTTCAAAGCGTTATCAGCAAGGAAGCGCGGGAACAGATTCTGGAGGCAGAGGGAAAGCTGCCGGACGCGGTGCTTGCCTGTGTGGGTGGCGGCAGCAACGCCATGGGAATGTTTTATAATTTTATACCGGACAAAGAAGTAAAGCTGATTGGCTGCGAGGCCGCGGGACGCGGGGTGAACACAGCCCAAACCGCCGCAACCATTGCCACCGGCAAGCCCGGCGTGTTTCACGGCATGAAGTCTTATTTCTGCCAAAATGAATATGGCCAGATTGCGCCGGTGTATTCCATTTCTGCCGGTTTGGATTACCCCGGAATCGGGCCGGAGCACGCGCATCTTTACGACATCGGCCGCGCACAGTACGTGCCGGTAACGGATGACGAAGCGGTCAACGCATTCGAGTACATTGCCCGCACGGAGGGCATTATCTGTGCAATCGAGAGCGCCCACGCCGTGGCTTATGCCATGCAGCTTGCGCCCACCATGCGCAAAGACCAAAGTATGATTATCTGCCTTTCCGGCAGAGGAGATAAAGACGTGGCGGCAATCGCGCGTTACAGGGGGAGGAACATTACAGAATGA